Proteins encoded in a region of the Strigops habroptila isolate Jane unplaced genomic scaffold, bStrHab1.2.pri NW_022045628.1_ctg1, whole genome shotgun sequence genome:
- the PPP1R13L gene encoding LOW QUALITY PROTEIN: relA-associated inhibitor (The sequence of the model RefSeq protein was modified relative to this genomic sequence to represent the inferred CDS: inserted 2 bases in 1 codon; deleted 1 base in 1 codon), producing MASERLQSAQDLLDLTFQSLAMQHMDLKQVELDTAVAKVDELSRQLESLWTDGPGPPPRDIPGRSRSPLARRSLETPEGPGDALGPPGSPRAPHYLPGEDRAPSPRPKVLAVPGGGRAPSPRPPHRPYELLGLGGGPRPPAPPPYEMHGLYPSIGGSPAAFRAQDDTVLKRRPQKGWNESDLDVVYEKKPPSGGGFDRPSPSLGLMLSPWRESSLDGAGGGQGKDAAYGGHSATLPRNYKLSPGERRGPEGPFRRSGHGTLPRGWPVSRIPVPPXPAPRSPRHKPLPLSMIFKLQNAFWEQGGGRPPGAASGTPPRGAATPKAAPGPCAAPRRPRHGRGGSRGPAGAPGRGAARGGAGAGAAAVGGRAEGLQRPLSPTRLQPLLPPEAQRDPEFQAVARSLAEMPRPLKRRGSMEQSPGPPPRARQYQQLITRLLHHPPPAPGDPDLPPPPAAADTEGRQSPPAEPPPASPAPAPELRSALRDPASPRKRPGARVRLNPLVLLLDAALTGELDVVQQAVAELNDPSQPNDEGITALHNAICGAHYSIVEFLIASGANVNSPDSHGWTPLHCAASCNDTGVCVALVRHGAAIFATTTSDGSLAVEKCDPYREGYSDCYNYLTEVEQGMGVLNSGVVYALWDYSAALGDELSFREGEPVTVLRRQRPGDVDWWWGSLYGHEGFVPRNYFGLFPRVRPQRKKV from the exons ATggcgagcgagcggctgcagAGCGCTCAGGACCTGCTGGACCTCACCTTCCAGT ccctggccaTGCAGCACATGGACCTGAAGCAAGTGGAGCTGGACACGGCGGTGGCGAAGGTGGACGAGCTGTCGCGACAGCTCGAGTCGCTCTGGACCGAcgggcccggccccccccccaGG gaCATTCCCGGCCGGAGCCGCTCCCCCCTGGCCCGCAGGAGCCTGGAGACCCCCGAGGGGCCGGGGGACGCACTGGGTCCCCCCGGCTCTCCCCGGGCCCCCCATTACCTGCCGGGGGAGGATCGGGCCCCTTCCCCCCGGCCCAAGGTGCTGGCAGTGCCCGGGGGGGGCCGAGCCCCGTCCCCGCGGCCCCCCCATCGCCCCTATGAGCTGCTGGGACTGGGGGGGGGGCCCCGaccccccgcgccccccccaTATGAGATGCACGGGCTGTACCCCTCCATCGGCGGCTCCCCCGCGGCCTTCCGTGCTCAGG atgACACCGTGCTCAAGCGGCGCCCACAGAAGGGTTGGAACGAGTCCGACCTGGATGTGGTCTATGAGAAGAAACCCCCCAGCGGGGGGGGGTTCGACC GTCCCTCCCCATCGCTGGGGCTGATGCTGTCACCATGGAGGGAGTCGAGCCTGGacggggccggggggggccaGGGCAAG GACGCCGCCTATGGCGGGCACAGCGCCACCCTGCCCCGTAACTACAAGCTGTCGCCGGGGGAGCGGCGGGGACCGGAGGGGCCGTTCCGGCGGTCGGGACACGGGACCCTGCCGCGGGGGTGGCCCGTGTCCCGCatcccggtgccccc ccccgcgccgcgctCCCCCCGCCACAAGCCGCTGCCGCTTTCCATGATCTTCAAGCTCCAAAACGCCTtttgggagcaggggggggGGAGGCCCCCGGGGGCTGCCTCTGGGACCCCCCCCCGGGGCGCGGCCACCCCAAAAGCAGCCCCAGGGCCCTGCGCTGCCCCCCGGCGCCCCCGCCATGGCCGCGGGGGAAG CCGCGGCCCGGCCGGTGCCCCCGGACGCGGCGCTGCCCGAGGCGGAGCCGGAGCTGGAGCGGCTGCTGTCGGGGGCCGA GCCGAGGGGCTGCAGCGGCCGCTGAGCCCGACGCGGCTGCAGCCGCTGCTGCCGCCCGAGGCGCAGCGGGACCCCGAGTTCCAGGCCGTGGCGCGGTCCCTGGCGGAGATGCCGCGGCCGCTCAAGCGCCGCGGGTCGATGGAGCAGAGCCCGGGGCCGCCCCCCCGCGCCCGCCAGTACCAGCAGCTCATCACCCGCCTCCTGCACCACCCGCCCCCCGCGCCCGGGGACCCCGACCTGCCCCCCCCGCCGGCGGCGGCCGACACCGAGGGGCGGCAGAGCCCCCCCGCCGAGCCCCCCCCCGCCAGCCCCGCACCCGCCCCG GAGCTGCGCTCGGCGCTGCGGGACCCGGCGTCCCCCCGCAAGCGCCCCGGGGCGCGGGTGCGGCTCAACccgctggtgctgctgctggacgCGGCGCTCACCGGAGAACTCGATGTGGTGCAGCAGGCGGTGGCCGAG CTGAACGACCCGAGCCAGCCCAACGACGAGGGCATCACGGCGCTGCACAACGCCATCTGCGGCGCCCACTACAGCATCGTGGAGTTCCTCATCGCCAGCGGCGCCAACGTCAACTCCCCCGACAGCCACGGCTG GACACCGTTGCACTGCGCGGCCTCGTGCAATGACACAGGCGTGTGCGTGGCCCTCGTGCGCCACGGGGCTGCCATCTTCGCCACCACCACCAGCGACGGCAGCCTGGCTGTGGAGAAGTGTGACCCGTACCGGGAGGGCTACAGCGACTGCTACAACTACCTCACCG AGGTGGAGCAGGGCATGGGGGTGCTCAACAGCGGCGTGGTGTACGCGCTCTGGGATTACAGCGCGGCGCTCGGGGACGAGCTCTCGTTCCGCGAGGGGGAGCCCGTGACCGTGCTGCGGCGGCAGCGCCCCGGGGACGTGGACTGGTGGTGGGGGTCGCTCTACGGCCACGAGGGCTTCGTGCCCCGCAACTACTTCGGG ctcttcCCCAGGGTGCGCCCGCAGCGGAAGAAGGTCTGA
- the CD3EAP gene encoding DNA-directed RNA polymerase I subunit RPA34 encodes MEGPLRFQCPPEFEAAPPPGPSLAGASPELWLIRAPPDFDPNSLEGCSVPLDHYGQLQPPPHEDNDNGAHCLYGVRGAPGGAGSLLLLSPASPSDPLACGPPLRGVLTITRSFGPPPAPPKKKKKKLVTKEPPEVPPPAGKRKKKHKQEAVG; translated from the exons ATGGAGG GGCCATTGCGGTTCCAGTGCCCCCCCGAGTTCGAGGCCGCGCCCCCCCCGGGCCCCTCCTTGGCCGGTGCCTCCCCTGAGCTGTGGCTCATCCGCGCCCCCCCCGACTTCGACCCCAACAG CCTGGAGGGCTGCTCGGTGCCATTGGACCACTAcgggcagctccagccccccccccaTGAGGACAATGACAACGGTGCCCATTGCCTCTATGGGGTGCGGGGGGCGCCGGGGGGGGCCggcagcctcctcctcctgtccccAGCGTCCCCGAGTGACCCCTTGGCCTGTGGCCCCCCCCTCCGCGGGGTCCTCACCATCACCCGCAGCTTCGGGCCCCCCCCGGCGCCCcccaagaagaagaagaagaagctGGTGACAAAGGAGCCCCCCGAGGTGCCCCCCCCGGCGggcaagaggaagaagaagcaCAAGCAGGAGGCAGTGGGGTGA
- the ERCC1 gene encoding DNA excision repair protein ERCC-1 isoform X3 — protein sequence MAAAEDAGPVPSVPPEPAEQDPAPGAPAGGEIPGAAPPAPAPRPRSSSIVVSPRQRGNPVLRFIRNVPWEYGDIVPDYVLGQSSCALFLSLRYHHLHPDYIHQRLRDLGRSFALRVLLLQKDPQRSLKDLAKICVLSDCTLLLAWSPEEAARYLETYKAFEQKPPDMLRERLDQGFLPRMTDCLTSIRAVNRTDALSLLSTFGSLAALVAATKEDLSLCPGVGPQKAKRLFDVLHEPFLQTPK from the exons ATGGCGGCGGCCGAAGACGCGGGGCCG GTCCCGTCGGTGCCACCGGAGCCCGCGGAGCAGGATCCGGCCCCCGGCGCCCCGGCGGGGGGGGAGATCCCCGGGgccgccccccccgcgcccgcgCCCAGGCCCCGGAGCAGCAGCATCGTGGTCAGCCCGCGGCAG cgcgGGAACCCGGTGCTGAGGTTCATCCGGAACGTCCCGTGGGAATACGGTGACATCGTCCCCGACTAcgtgctggggcagagctccTGCGCCCTCTTCCTGAG CCTGCGGTACCATCACCTTCACCCCGACTACATCCACCAACGCCTGCGGGACCTGGGCCGGAGCTTTGCGCTgcgggtgctgctgctgcag AAGGACCCTCAGCGGTCCCTGAAGGACCTGGCCAAGATCTGCGTCCTGAGCGACTGCACCCTCCTGCTGGCCTGGAG ccccgagGAGGCCGCCAGGTACCTGGAGACCTACAAAGCCTTTGAGCAGAAGCCCCCGGACATGCTGCGGGAGCGCCTGGACCAGGGCTTCCTGCCCAGG ATGACCGACTGCTTGACCAGCATCAGGGCAGTGAACAGGACGGATGCCCTGAGCCTCCTCAGCACCTTTGGG tcaCTCGCAGCCCTGGTGGCCGCCACCAAAGAGGATTTGTCCCTTTGTCCTGGTGTTGGACCCCAAAAG GCCAAGCGCCTCTTCGATGTCCTGCACGAGCCCTTCCTGCAGACCCCCAAGTGA
- the ERCC1 gene encoding DNA excision repair protein ERCC-1 isoform X1, with protein MAAAEDAGPVPSVPPEPAEQDPAPGAPAGGEIPGAAPPAPAPRPRSSSIVVSPRQRGNPVLRFIRNVPWEYGDIVPDYVLGQSSCALFLSLRYHHLHPDYIHQRLRDLGRSFALRVLLLQVDVKDPQRSLKDLAKICVLSDCTLLLAWSPEEAARYLETYKAFEQKPPDMLRERLDQGFLPRMTDCLTSIRAVNRTDALSLLSTFGSLAALVAATKEDLSLCPGVGPQKAKRLFDVLHEPFLQTPK; from the exons ATGGCGGCGGCCGAAGACGCGGGGCCG GTCCCGTCGGTGCCACCGGAGCCCGCGGAGCAGGATCCGGCCCCCGGCGCCCCGGCGGGGGGGGAGATCCCCGGGgccgccccccccgcgcccgcgCCCAGGCCCCGGAGCAGCAGCATCGTGGTCAGCCCGCGGCAG cgcgGGAACCCGGTGCTGAGGTTCATCCGGAACGTCCCGTGGGAATACGGTGACATCGTCCCCGACTAcgtgctggggcagagctccTGCGCCCTCTTCCTGAG CCTGCGGTACCATCACCTTCACCCCGACTACATCCACCAACGCCTGCGGGACCTGGGCCGGAGCTTTGCGCTgcgggtgctgctgctgcaggtggaCGTG AAGGACCCTCAGCGGTCCCTGAAGGACCTGGCCAAGATCTGCGTCCTGAGCGACTGCACCCTCCTGCTGGCCTGGAG ccccgagGAGGCCGCCAGGTACCTGGAGACCTACAAAGCCTTTGAGCAGAAGCCCCCGGACATGCTGCGGGAGCGCCTGGACCAGGGCTTCCTGCCCAGG ATGACCGACTGCTTGACCAGCATCAGGGCAGTGAACAGGACGGATGCCCTGAGCCTCCTCAGCACCTTTGGG tcaCTCGCAGCCCTGGTGGCCGCCACCAAAGAGGATTTGTCCCTTTGTCCTGGTGTTGGACCCCAAAAG GCCAAGCGCCTCTTCGATGTCCTGCACGAGCCCTTCCTGCAGACCCCCAAGTGA
- the ERCC1 gene encoding DNA excision repair protein ERCC-1 isoform X4: MAAAEDAGPVPSVPPEPAEQDPAPGAPAGGEIPGAAPPAPAPRPRSSSIVVSPRQRGNPVLRFIRNVPWEYGDIVPDYVLGQSSCALFLSLRYHHLHPDYIHQRLRDLGRSFALRVLLLQDPQRSLKDLAKICVLSDCTLLLAWSPEEAARYLETYKAFEQKPPDMLRERLDQGFLPRMTDCLTSIRAVNRTDALSLLSTFGSLAALVAATKEDLSLCPGVGPQKAKRLFDVLHEPFLQTPK; encoded by the exons ATGGCGGCGGCCGAAGACGCGGGGCCG GTCCCGTCGGTGCCACCGGAGCCCGCGGAGCAGGATCCGGCCCCCGGCGCCCCGGCGGGGGGGGAGATCCCCGGGgccgccccccccgcgcccgcgCCCAGGCCCCGGAGCAGCAGCATCGTGGTCAGCCCGCGGCAG cgcgGGAACCCGGTGCTGAGGTTCATCCGGAACGTCCCGTGGGAATACGGTGACATCGTCCCCGACTAcgtgctggggcagagctccTGCGCCCTCTTCCTGAG CCTGCGGTACCATCACCTTCACCCCGACTACATCCACCAACGCCTGCGGGACCTGGGCCGGAGCTTTGCGCTgcgggtgctgctgctgcag GACCCTCAGCGGTCCCTGAAGGACCTGGCCAAGATCTGCGTCCTGAGCGACTGCACCCTCCTGCTGGCCTGGAG ccccgagGAGGCCGCCAGGTACCTGGAGACCTACAAAGCCTTTGAGCAGAAGCCCCCGGACATGCTGCGGGAGCGCCTGGACCAGGGCTTCCTGCCCAGG ATGACCGACTGCTTGACCAGCATCAGGGCAGTGAACAGGACGGATGCCCTGAGCCTCCTCAGCACCTTTGGG tcaCTCGCAGCCCTGGTGGCCGCCACCAAAGAGGATTTGTCCCTTTGTCCTGGTGTTGGACCCCAAAAG GCCAAGCGCCTCTTCGATGTCCTGCACGAGCCCTTCCTGCAGACCCCCAAGTGA
- the ERCC1 gene encoding DNA excision repair protein ERCC-1 isoform X2, producing MAAAEDAGPVPSVPPEPAEQDPAPGAPAGGEIPGAAPPAPAPRPRSSSIVVSPRQRGNPVLRFIRNVPWEYGDIVPDYVLGQSSCALFLSLRYHHLHPDYIHQRLRDLGRSFALRVLLLQVDVDPQRSLKDLAKICVLSDCTLLLAWSPEEAARYLETYKAFEQKPPDMLRERLDQGFLPRMTDCLTSIRAVNRTDALSLLSTFGSLAALVAATKEDLSLCPGVGPQKAKRLFDVLHEPFLQTPK from the exons ATGGCGGCGGCCGAAGACGCGGGGCCG GTCCCGTCGGTGCCACCGGAGCCCGCGGAGCAGGATCCGGCCCCCGGCGCCCCGGCGGGGGGGGAGATCCCCGGGgccgccccccccgcgcccgcgCCCAGGCCCCGGAGCAGCAGCATCGTGGTCAGCCCGCGGCAG cgcgGGAACCCGGTGCTGAGGTTCATCCGGAACGTCCCGTGGGAATACGGTGACATCGTCCCCGACTAcgtgctggggcagagctccTGCGCCCTCTTCCTGAG CCTGCGGTACCATCACCTTCACCCCGACTACATCCACCAACGCCTGCGGGACCTGGGCCGGAGCTTTGCGCTgcgggtgctgctgctgcaggtggaCGTG GACCCTCAGCGGTCCCTGAAGGACCTGGCCAAGATCTGCGTCCTGAGCGACTGCACCCTCCTGCTGGCCTGGAG ccccgagGAGGCCGCCAGGTACCTGGAGACCTACAAAGCCTTTGAGCAGAAGCCCCCGGACATGCTGCGGGAGCGCCTGGACCAGGGCTTCCTGCCCAGG ATGACCGACTGCTTGACCAGCATCAGGGCAGTGAACAGGACGGATGCCCTGAGCCTCCTCAGCACCTTTGGG tcaCTCGCAGCCCTGGTGGCCGCCACCAAAGAGGATTTGTCCCTTTGTCCTGGTGTTGGACCCCAAAAG GCCAAGCGCCTCTTCGATGTCCTGCACGAGCCCTTCCTGCAGACCCCCAAGTGA